Below is a genomic region from Amyelois transitella isolate CPQ chromosome 4, ilAmyTran1.1, whole genome shotgun sequence.
gaataaccCCCCCATGCCTGCACACACAAAAGTTTACCAACTAAGTTCCAACCAACTATTCTTTACAGTTCCATCACatcttaaatatacatacactagctgtgcccgcgacttcgtccgtgtggaatagttattttgggcatcattgaagcccacaaggattaatcattttccccgtttttatcacattttcttttatttattagctccttatagttgcagcgtgttttatagccttcctcgataaatggtctattcaacacaaaaagaatttttcaattcgaactagtagttcctgagattagcgcgtttaaacaaactcttcagctttaaaatattagtatagatatagtttGGAACAGAAAATGTATATTCCAATTTGTATACTTTTACCAATCTCTGTATTCTGTGCTTCGACTACTTAGTAGTTGAGCATAACCGCAATTGGAATGTACCTGTATCAAATGATATCCTCTTTGCTTAAACAGATCCAATGCGAGTGAAAATTGCTTATTGTTTAGCCCCGCAATGACAACAGAGCCCAAGTGATATCATAACACAGATGTTCATGTTACCATCGGGTCGCCATTGTTTGGGAAATTTTGAGACTGCGtgaaacttatttaaatatgttatggTTAAATATCCACGACGTCCACCGCGAAGTCTTAGGATTGTCCCtagaaaatcttaataaattagcATGGTTTTTCAGTAGGAGTACGTaatcattcagtcttttcaagactgttggctctgtctaccccgcaagggatatagacgtgaccatatgtatgtatgtatgtagtacgtAATCCTGATCTTTTTCCGCTCCGAGGAGGACCCGGGGTTCGCCTTTGGCCGTCTCTTAGGAACAAAtacgaatttttaaaatgtttaggcctgcattaaattttatcggCATGCATATCTCACAACCTTTTCTTCATCCTACTAATTCAGTGGTCCCTGATACCACTGTTCATCgtaatccatactaataatataaatgtgaagTGTGGGGTACGAAGAAGGATATAGGGTACTTTGAACGCGGGCGGAACCGCTAGCCATAGATAGTtggttataattaatttgaagcCGTAGGTGTTTATATTTCCATCACAGTACAGGTCTTGTCACATAGCGAAAAATTGTCACCCTACACATTGAATGCTTCCGGGTATAAATTAGTATGACAACGTTGCAATGTATCAGTACAAGAAGCACAGTACCTGCCTGAGGTGGCCATGTCGTCCTCCAAGACAATGTTTTGCGATCTCTGTGTAGTCTTGCTGTTCGGTCTCAGTAGCATTTTAGCCGAAGATAAACCTGTCACGTAAGTATATTCTTGGCACTAGCAGACGAGATTTTGAGTCGTAAAGACATGAAATCGACGTCATTTCTCgagcagattgtaaaagtcaaatgAAGATAATAATAGCCCAAGAGCCCGTGAACGccagacataccttattttgtaaaagctgaaagtttctgtaaatatgcctctagtacaggtaggaacgatccccacctatggtactcaggcagtggttgctttggcaggtagcaggtaataaaggtatacttttttcaacctgaaattcgttaatttgtaaagctcaattttttgatattttatccgtaataatacacaaactcgcgTTACTCATTGCCAGACACGTACTATGGTTGTAACCCCTTGCCAGACAcccctaaactataatattttgtaactctacttacgtcattttgtaaaatctgaatttaatacatatttttcggggaattattcaaacaacgTTTCTGTATTAGCCAGACATTTTGGAAGGTTCTATTATTCTGCCAGACGCATTGGAGTGAGCAAAAGATGCAAGAGTGCGgagtatatgtagtaactgGAGCGAGTGGGACAGAGCGTTCGGTTTCTTGCGACGTTTCATTGCGCATCAGCTGTCGTTTATTATGCGGtctctttttctaatttatcaaaaaaaaaaattaaataaaagcattacatacaaaattttgaaaacaatgtTCATTAAGAATgaatacagggtgacttttaattcaactgcataaatttaactgttaagtgtactcatctataggatatttaaaaacgttaaaagaaaaatatcgattcatatttcagaaagtacgaaaaaaaaataaaagtatcaaaatccacgatcctaaacaCGTCATATCACGCCGggcggcggaaaagcgacgcgtaagattcaaaGGTCAACGATACAATTCATttagctgagcgatctcgacaactctgtattttacttgatcttgatacaagaaaaataatttatttttcagacatttatttacatgtttattggtctttaataaagcgtgtgacgtagtttttgagggctttttaaatgtgaaaatgatgacgtttaatttaaataaaaataggctcaaacagctcagaaacATGGGTGTagtgtatgtttaaaaggatgcagttgttttaaatgtcaccctgtataacaaaatattaatactgtgaaaaaacgaaacaattaattcatattatttttaagttatatgaagttcattttataaaataatctcttTATATTTGAGGTTATGtatttttcgtaattttaaaatagtctgatattttttgaaagtctcctcgtaaaatattataagatcttcactacttttttttacagacaaaGCAAACTCCGTCTTCTTTTTAGTCACTCATGGTAGCACTTTATTAAAActgaatcaaatttattttacaacgagcacaaattaatattacaacgTTTACTATGCGTGTATAACCGTCCGCTTAACGATACCCACTCTGTTCCACTCGCTCcagttactacatatactcCGCACTCTTGCATCTTTTGCTCACACCAATGCGTCTGGCAGGATAATAGAACCTTCAAAAATGTCTGGCTACTTCAGAAACTATGTTTGAATAATAccccaaaaaatatgtattaaattcagattttacaaaatgacgtaagtagagttacaaaatattatagtttaggggtgtctggcaaggggttgcaaccatagtacgtgtctggcaatgagtaacgcgagtttgtgtattattacggataaaatatcaaaaaattgagctttacaaattaacgaatttcaggttgaaaaaagtatacctttattacctgctacctgccaaagcaaccactgcctgagtaccataggtggggatcgttcctacctgtactagaggcatatttacagaaactttcagcttttacaaaataaggtatgtctggCGTTCACGGGCTCTTGCTCTATaagcttgagattcttcttttaggcgatgggctagcaaccagtcagtattttatcttatttgcATCATTCAGACTtctacagctaaacgtggccttccagtcttttcaaagttgttggctctgtctcccccgaAGGACGTGGAATATGTGTgtgtaaacaaaaattgaaaatatttacaggCCTGTGGTTGACGAAGGTCCTAAAGGCAATTGCTCTTGTGGTGGTTTTTCAAACCTGACTCCGGACCCAGAAAGCAAGCCGGTGCTATCCCAGACGCCTGGGCTGGTGGTGTCTTGTAACTCTGAAGGACAGGCTACGTGCAAGAGTCTCTGCAATGCCTTGGCGACGGCGACCAAAGCTAAGGGCCCAGAAATACTTTGTAATAAGCTGGTGAATGCTGATGAATTGCAGGTAATCGgcaacatacaaaaaaataaaagataagaCATAGATTTGTAtaggaaaaattaaaaagaaacaaaatctgAATTAGCCTACCTTATCGGAAAAATGAACTGGACTTTAGTCTTATTGTTCCAATTAGGTACTACTGAGTCAAATTTTTAAGAAGATCTTACAGAATTTATTCAAACCATGTTTTAGCCATTTATAAAACTGTGAAAGATATTTCTATACCCTACGTCCAATTCCAATTAAGAACGAGAAATATTCTATCACtacatttgaatctcaatttcatcactaagccatCCTGCTAAACGTAGCATTAGTCTTGTGAATATTTAGTCTGTCTGCCACGAAAGGGATGTTACTTGTTATGACGTGTGTTTAATAAATCTACCACCATATATTTCCAGCTTTCAGCATTCTACAAAGCGTGCGACAACCCATGGGCTTACGCGGACATGACCGCGGATACTGCGCTGTGCTGTGAAAACAACAAGGTGAAGACGTGCGCATCCGCCGCGGTGACTAACACCACTGAGCCCGCGCAGCAGCCTGAAGTCAAGACTGTAGTGTAGACAGCCCAAATGCATAGTGTGTAACTGtatcaataaatatagaattgCGTTTGTTTGTGATTTACTTGCTTTTGCCTGGGtcttactttatatttattttatttataaatcaaggaaaaagtaagaatagaacttaaagTAAAGAGAAATatagtacaagggcactacatatttctagagaaattatTCCAGTAGGTATTTACTTAGATTACATTATATATGTGGTAAAAATGTTTGCAGCGGTGTGGGGAACATCGGCTCTATGGTTTCAGAGTATTAAAAGGAAAcagataaacatttttttaaaagagtgtacatatatttacatttcaataatcCGTAACACTtggctttattatttattgtagaaCAAAAAATCCAGGACATAGCCTAAaactaaaagttaattaaaatatactaatTTTGAAAGGAAATTAGTGATTTAACCGATATTACTCTTAGTAAACCCAAATTAAAATGCAtagagtaaatatttttatactcatttttaattaaaatgccaatttttttttataaaagtcttGGGATATTCATTCAAAtgattttaacatatttatgaaGGACGCAGTTCATATTATCCCATGGCTGGCCATAACTTATGGGAACATCAACACATAGTATTTATACAAACTGCTTAAATGCAgaatattcttaaatttacAGTAGACgtgaatcaaaataataaaacttaaattagCAACATTGAATCTTTagttaccatttttttttattactctgtaataaaaaaaatttgttagtTGGGAGACAGTATATGAGATCTGTTGCACAATTGCACCTACTTAGATACATACGACTACTATCATTTAGGGAATGAACTAATGATAAAAGGGAAGGAAAGTTTGAAGTTTTatacaccaataaaaatattgctttgATCCAGTGTCTTTgtagaattataaaattgtaaaaaagtaaattttaaactacCTAGCTTAACTTGCTTCcgcaaaattatatataaagtttaGGTGTACTTCAGGTGCAGTTCCTTGAGTTCTTGAATAGCAACACGATACAGTACAAGGAAATTAAATGAGAAtgctaaatttataaacttatggATATCCATTCGTAAGATTCTAAACGGTTCGACCAATAACAgacaaacttttaattttacgcTTCTTTAAAATACGGCCAATAACGCATAGCTCTCTGATTGGTCGATGTTGATAGAAGCAGTTTCTCTGTCGCTCATTAGGGTCTATACAAAAACACACAAGCAACCGATTTGTTTATGCTCCGTAGCGATCAATGGCGGCAGAGGAGAAAGAAAAGGAAAATGTAACTTACCAATCAGAGCGTTACATGTcgtttgattatttattgcttacttattattttacgtcTGAGTTcggtaagtttataaatttaaagaaatgtggacaaaaattaatacaattcaTCTCTCATTTAGAATCCTacgaaagtttataaacttcctagaaaatttataaacttgcggTTCTTGTTATTTTCCGGTGACACACAAAATGATAGTGATACACAAAACTGCAGCCGCAATGCTATCCGTGTTTCGCTTTTTAACCGGCCCTTATAATCTTCTTTTTAAATACCAAAACGTTAAACTGATTTTCTTTCTTCATCGTCATCGTCTGAATGTATTCCTGCTTGTATTACCGCTTCCGAGCCTTGGATCCACTTAACTTGGTTAGTACCACTAATCTGAATATGAGGGTATAACTTTCactaagttaaattaaatccATTATCCATATTAAATCCATCAAAATGTTAGACGTACATACATCAAAGGAACTTCGCTTCGCCCCGTGAGAATCTAGTGTCCAATTCTTGTGCTTTTTTTATGATGGACTTCTTCTGAGCGTCATCGAAGCGGTTCACTTGCAGGTCGACGTCTCTGCTGAATGGACGTCGTTCCTTCTTgccttcttctttttcttccttctgtaaaaacattacatttattaaaattaaatcatgcGATGGAAAAATGCAGAAGttcaaaaaataagtataaagatCAGCATTTGTAAGATGcctttgattatttttctgCAGCTAAAATACAAGCTTAACAATACCTacctttttcttcttctttaattttttttgatgcATATCCAAAAGACTTTCATCTCTCTTGTGCTTCTTTTTGTGCTTTCTGAaaggaaaaattaaacaatgattaaatatttattttctcaatttatacgagtatgataAAAATGTGTATGCTCTTTTTTATTAGGCATTAGAAATATTACAGTATATCAGTTAACAACTTAAGTCTTTTTCACTAGGGTACCAATTTTCATACGACGTACTAGCAatttataaatctcaattcgtCAGATCGAAAATAGATCTTACAACATTACCACACAatcgtcaaataaaaattttatatagacAATCTATCTACTTTATATAATCTATGTACTTTATTTCACTaagtaaaaatacaattttaatatattattttaaataagtacaatGACGAATAAAAGTTGAGGATTTTGCTTTAATTTGTGAAACTAGTGTAAGGTTGATCAAAGTCTAGTTTAGATAtagtaaataggtacttacttaacaGCCAACTCTTGCTGTTCATCCCTGCTGGAGATCTGTCGAGCTTTAGCTTCCCTCTGCAGAGTTAACTCTGCGTCTTCCTCCTTCGCGATGCCGGCCGCTTTGCGAGCTTTCTCTTCTGGAGTATCTGTCCAACTTGACCTAAAATATTAAGGTAAATATTGAGTAAAATTCACTTtctatacttaaattatatctaTAGAACGTGAAGACCAAAGTAATGTCGCGTATAAGTCATAGTTGGCAATTAAAGGATTTAAAGAACAAATTTAAGAagttaatctttattttccatagatatgatgaaaaattttcacttttgaTAGGGCAAcgatatgtttttaatattaataataaagtttttagaTAAGAAAACTTTTCTTTTCCAATGcatcaattatttatatttgttattgcTTACCTATCTGACATGTCAGGACCCTCTTTAGCTCTAAAAGATCGAGCCTCCAAGCCTAAATACTTTGCTTTGCCTTCAGGCAGTTCCAACATCCACTGTTCACGGGACTTCACCTGGTCACTCTTCAAAGAATGCCCTTCtagttttcttattttcatatCTAATGCCCGCTCTTCAAGTTTTTTATGTGCATCCGACCATTTCTCTTCAGCCCCAGTTGGCAATGGGCCGATCCCAATATCTTCATCTGAGCTCTCATATTTTAAATCTGCTTGCTTAGTGTTTGCTAGAACTTTACGCATGTCGTCTGGTATAGATGGCCCTgtgaataaagaaaatgttacttaaataaaaactgtatATAATGCCAgtagtaatattaaaatttaagtcaaTAATTACCTAAATTTCTTGAACCACTTAAGTGTGGTGGCAAAGCGGGCCCCTCCACATCGGAGCTGCTACTGCCTGCAAACCTTTTCTGCAAGTGCGGAGGCAATGCTGGTCCACACACATTAGCCTTTTCCGCACTCAGGTCTCTTTTTGGAGCAGATCTCTTCAATTTGTATCTTAGATCAGTTGGATCATATTCCAAATTACTGTCATCATCACTTGATATTTCACCTTCTTCACAACTTTCCTTTTGACTACTCTTTTGTGTTGATGAAACTTCAGCCACTTCAGAGTTAGTTTTTTGTTCATCCTTTCTGATGTTGTCCTGAATATCAGTTGTACTGCTCACTTCTACAGTTGCTGATTCTTGCTCTTTATCATGACTGCTAGATTTGGAACTCTTTTTCTTACTcttctttttatgttttttctttctgGTTTTGTGAAGCTCTTTTTCTAAGTTTAAAAGCTTTGCTCTCAATTTCTCATCATCAGAGGAGTCTATTTCACTTGATTCTTCTGACTTTTCTTTAACAATGGCTGGTATCATGCTATAATAGGAACCAGGCTTCACCTCATCAGATTCATCACTGTGTTCTATAACAATTGGACTCTCGCTTTTCCTCTTCCGAGGTGGTACTGGTGAGGGTCTATGCACTTCAGATCTTTTTGCTCTCAGATCAGGTGacaaagatttttcttttttaactggTTCTTTATCTCTAGATCTGTCTTTTTCTCGTATTAAATGACTGTCCTTTGTATCATTAGGGGCGAGACTTCGTCGTATCTCTTCTTTTATATCTCTTGAGCGTTCTAACGGCTTGTATGATCGAGATCTACTCCTTTTCTGCCTATCTCTACTAGAACCTCTATGTTCTATTGGCTTTGGCCTTTCTCGTGTATCTCTTCCATGCCTATAATGTTCACGTGGTCTAGGTGAATTTCTTTCTCTGGAGTATCTCCTTTTACTAATTGGTGAATGCCTAGAATACCTATACCTATCCCTATCTTGCCTAAAGCGGTCACGGTTATCTTTTTGCCTTTCGAAATCTCGTCTAAACTTATCATTTTCTGTAGGCCTACTTCTTCCTGGAAAACGACTACTGTCTTCTTTTTGGTTAGAACTTCTTTTTTGTTCATCTTGGTTGGTTGATCGACCTTTAAATCTACCTGTCTCTGAATCACTGCTTGATTCATCTGATAGCATTTTCGTgcctaaaaacaaaaatggactttttaataatttaatcaaagaGGTTCGTCTTTCACACacttaactttattttgtacatatttatcttAGGTCtacaataatatacatattctaCAGCCACTGctagattttaaaatacagttaaaacatttttgcaATCTTTTTAGCACTGTAGCGAATGGATTTAAGGAAGCCAGCTGTCAGTATGCCTTTGAGTGATTGTCGCACACTTGACTgccaaacaatatttttgagaATCTGTCTCAGTATAACAGCACAATCTATATCATATGCAACTGCTCGCAACACATCTTCCATATCCTGCTGCAGTCCTCCATGGTTCCAAAACTTTACAATTTGCTGTTGAGGAATCATTGGTAATTGCATTAAGTGATGTAATTTAGTTTCAGGGTGCAGATCTTGGTGACATTGTGCATCTCCTGCAGCAAAATCTACATAGGCATGGAATTGTTGCAGCACCGGCCGGTAGAGTTCACGAAAACTTAACAACTGAGGTTGCACTATATTacgtactttatttttattttccccaAATGTCATTCTAAAGTCTCCTGCATAACTAAGATTAGAAATAGCAAAGTAAAAGTCATATTCTGAAAATGTTTCTGGTAAAATGAGTAATGCAGTGTGAACAGCAGACCTTAAATTCAACTGAAGAGCTTTTTGGAGTTGCGAGCTGTTAGTTTGCTTTATGATTTCTACAGGTTTATGGAGACGGCCAGCCAAATATAAGTCATTCCAATCGAGAAGATCTGCTATCAAGTCTTTTTGGGATACAACACCATAC
It encodes:
- the LOC106137005 gene encoding phosphatidate cytidylyltransferase, mitochondrial, yielding MAATAVKTLGIVKDVPPLYYRILSKFPQNFAFCFAYGSAVKPQIGNEKKQNMIDLIYCVENSHRWHGANIEQNPSHYSALRFLGKGFVAKFQENWGAKVYFNTLVEIKEENVMIKYGVVSQKDLIADLLDWNDLYLAGRLHKPVEIIKQTNSSQLQKALQLNLRSAVHTALLILPETFSEYDFYFAISNLSYAGDFRMTFGENKNKVRNIVQPQLLSFRELYRPVLQQFHAYVDFAAGDAQCHQDLHPETKLHHLMQLPMIPQQQIVKFWNHGGLQQDMEDVLRAVAYDIDCAVILRQILKNIVWQSSVRQSLKGILTAGFLKSIRYSAKKIAKMF
- the LOC106136931 gene encoding uncharacterized protein LOC106136931 translates to MSSSKTMFCDLCVVLLFGLSSILAEDKPVTPVVDEGPKGNCSCGGFSNLTPDPESKPVLSQTPGLVVSCNSEGQATCKSLCNALATATKAKGPEILCNKLVNADELQLSAFYKACDNPWAYADMTADTALCCENNKVKTCASAAVTNTTEPAQQPEVKTVV
- the LOC106137004 gene encoding NKAP family protein CG6066; this translates as MLSDESSSDSETGRFKGRSTNQDEQKRSSNQKEDSSRFPGRSRPTENDKFRRDFERQKDNRDRFRQDRDRYRYSRHSPISKRRYSRERNSPRPREHYRHGRDTRERPKPIEHRGSSRDRQKRSRSRSYKPLERSRDIKEEIRRSLAPNDTKDSHLIREKDRSRDKEPVKKEKSLSPDLRAKRSEVHRPSPVPPRKRKSESPIVIEHSDESDEVKPGSYYSMIPAIVKEKSEESSEIDSSDDEKLRAKLLNLEKELHKTRKKKHKKKSKKKSSKSSSHDKEQESATVEVSSTTDIQDNIRKDEQKTNSEVAEVSSTQKSSQKESCEEGEISSDDDSNLEYDPTDLRYKLKRSAPKRDLSAEKANVCGPALPPHLQKRFAGSSSSDVEGPALPPHLSGSRNLGPSIPDDMRKVLANTKQADLKYESSDEDIGIGPLPTGAEEKWSDAHKKLEERALDMKIRKLEGHSLKSDQVKSREQWMLELPEGKAKYLGLEARSFRAKEGPDMSDRSSWTDTPEEKARKAAGIAKEEDAELTLQREAKARQISSRDEQQELAVKKHKKKHKRDESLLDMHQKKLKKKKKKEEKEEGKKERRPFSRDVDLQVNRFDDAQKKSIIKKAQELDTRFSRGEAKFL